Proteins from one Dermacentor variabilis isolate Ectoservices chromosome 1, ASM5094787v1, whole genome shotgun sequence genomic window:
- the LOC142590351 gene encoding uncharacterized protein LOC142590351, which produces MGGLFSCCSPPLSEMDERSALTSRLDAETTAPEYRSIASNIEEFNTPAPEAEASSSPPEAQAPSSPTPSPPQSSPSPSSPSPPLSPSPPLSPSPPPSPALDPPEQPTTTRARSVTFGEEVSAADSEVSIRQRSASDVEASNSAVLQGQATNASSDFGQSSC; this is translated from the coding sequence ATGGGCGGACTGTTTTCGTGCTGCAGTCCTCCACTATCGGAAATGGATGAGCGGTCGGCGCTTACATCTCGTTTAGACGCCGAGACTACCGCGCCAGAGTACCGATCCATCGCGTCCAACATCGAGGAGTTTAACACGCCGGCACCTGAAGCGGAGGCGTCATCGTCACCACCAGAAGCGCAGGCGCCATCGTCGCCAACGCCTTCGCCACCGCAATCGTCGCCATCGCCTTCATCGCCTTCTCCACCGCTATCGCCTTCGCCACCGCTGTCGCCGTCGCCACCGCCGTCGCCAGCCCTGGATCCACCGGAACAACCCACAACAACGAGGGCGAGGTCCGTGACCTTCGGTGAGGAAGTGTCAGCAGCCGACTCTGAAGTCTCCATAAGGCAGCGCTCTGCATCTGACGTCGAAGCCAGCAACAGCGCGGTGCTCCAAGGCCAGGCGACGAACGCTTCGTCCGACTTCGGCCAGAGCAGCTGCTGA